The proteins below are encoded in one region of Corynebacterium sphenisci DSM 44792:
- the aceA gene encoding isocitrate lyase, which produces MSNVGKARTAQEIQKDWDENPRWKGITRNYTAEQVAELQGTVVEEHTLARRGAEKLWEGVNVDDDSYINSLGALTGNMAVQQARAGLKAVYLSGWQVAGDANLSGHTYPDQSLYPANSVPAVVRRINNALLRADEIARIEGDDSVENWLLPIVADGEAGFGGALNVYELQKAMIQAGAAGTHWEDQLASEKKCGHLGGKVLIPTQQHIRTLTSARLAADVANVPTVIIARTDAEAATLITSDVDERDQKFIEGERTAEGYYHVKNGLEPCIERAKSYAPYADLIWMETGTPDLELAKKFAEGVREEFPDQLLAYNCSPSFNWSAHLEKDEIAKFQNELGKMGFKFQFITLAGFHALNYGMFDLAYGYAREQMSAFVDLQNREFAAAKERGFTAVKHQREVGAGYFDRIATTVDPLSSTTALKGSTEEGQFH; this is translated from the coding sequence ATGTCGAATGTCGGCAAGGCCCGTACCGCCCAGGAAATCCAGAAGGACTGGGACGAGAATCCCCGCTGGAAGGGCATCACCCGCAACTACACCGCCGAGCAGGTCGCCGAGCTGCAGGGCACCGTGGTCGAGGAGCACACCCTCGCCCGCCGTGGCGCCGAGAAGCTGTGGGAGGGCGTCAACGTCGACGATGACTCCTACATCAACTCCCTGGGCGCGCTGACCGGCAACATGGCCGTGCAGCAGGCCCGCGCCGGCCTGAAGGCCGTCTACCTCTCCGGCTGGCAGGTCGCCGGCGACGCCAACCTCTCCGGGCACACCTACCCGGACCAGTCGCTGTACCCGGCCAACTCCGTTCCGGCCGTCGTGCGCCGCATCAACAACGCGCTGCTGCGCGCCGACGAGATCGCCCGCATCGAGGGCGACGACTCCGTCGAGAACTGGCTGCTGCCGATCGTCGCCGACGGCGAGGCCGGCTTCGGTGGCGCGCTGAACGTCTACGAGCTGCAGAAGGCCATGATCCAGGCCGGCGCGGCCGGCACCCACTGGGAGGACCAGCTGGCCTCCGAGAAGAAGTGCGGCCACCTCGGCGGCAAGGTGCTGATCCCGACCCAGCAGCACATCCGCACCCTGACCTCGGCCCGCCTCGCGGCGGACGTGGCCAACGTGCCCACCGTGATCATCGCGCGCACCGACGCCGAGGCCGCGACCCTCATCACCTCCGACGTCGATGAGCGGGACCAGAAGTTCATCGAGGGCGAGCGCACCGCCGAGGGCTACTACCACGTCAAGAACGGCCTGGAGCCCTGCATCGAGCGCGCCAAGTCCTACGCCCCGTACGCCGACCTCATCTGGATGGAGACCGGCACCCCGGATCTGGAGCTGGCCAAGAAGTTCGCCGAGGGCGTCCGCGAGGAGTTCCCGGACCAGCTGCTGGCCTACAACTGCTCCCCCTCCTTCAACTGGTCCGCGCACCTGGAGAAGGACGAGATCGCCAAGTTCCAGAACGAGCTGGGCAAGATGGGCTTCAAGTTCCAGTTCATCACCCTGGCCGGCTTCCACGCCCTGAACTACGGCATGTTCGACCTGGCCTACGGCTACGCCCGCGAGCAGATGTCCGCCTTCGTGGACCTGCAGAACCGCGAGTTCGCCGCCGCCAAGGAGCGCGGCTTCACCGCCGTGAAGCACCAGCGCGAGGTCGGCGCCGGCTACTTCGACCGGATCGCCACCACCGTGGACCCGCTGTCCTCCACCACCGCCCTGAAGGGCTCCACCGAGGAGGGCCAGTTCCACTAG
- a CDS encoding malate synthase G, with protein sequence MTERITVGGLQVAKVLYDFVNDTALPTAGIGDKDAFWQGFGEIVAKFTPRNEELLATRDELQAKLDDWYREHPGPQDHDAYVSFLKEIGYLAEDPGEFTVNTANVDEEITSTAGPQLVVPVLNARFAINAANARWGSLYDALYGTNAIPEDGGAEKSGGYNKVRGDRVIAWGRDFLDTALPLLEGSHADATGYAITDGRFTATVDGSPVGLREPGALVGYTGDAGAPDSYYFKHNGLHIQLLIDPDSPIGKTDKAGVKDIVLEAAVTNIMDLEDSVAAVDAADKVLGYSNWLGLNVGDLEVDIVKNGKPAKRAVNDDRHYTDLEGNDVRLHGRSLNLVRNVGHLMRNPAILDESGAEIFEGIMDAVLTSVCAIPGLAEDNQRRNSRTGSIYIVKPKQHGPDEVAFTDDLFGAVEDLLGLDRHTLKVGLMDEERRTSVNLDACIAQIPDRVVFINTGFMDRTGDEIHTSMQAGPMYRKAVQKTAPWMLAYEDNNVDAGLAHGLQGKAQIGKGMWAMTEQMAELLEQKIGQPKQGASTAWVPSPTGAVLHATHYHEVDVFEVQDKLMTDGRRETFDDLLTIPVDAAKVGEPGADWSDEERRNELDNNCQSILGYVIRWVEQGVGCSKVPDINDVDLMEDRATLRISSQTLANWLTHGVITEDQVIDSLKRMAAVVDRQNAGDDNYLPMCEDFDRSIGWQAARELILEGTAQPSGYTEPILHRRRLEFKAREGIDQG encoded by the coding sequence ATGACCGAACGCATCACCGTCGGCGGCCTGCAGGTCGCCAAGGTCCTGTACGACTTCGTCAACGACACCGCCCTGCCCACGGCCGGCATCGGGGACAAGGACGCCTTCTGGCAGGGGTTCGGCGAGATCGTCGCGAAGTTCACCCCCCGCAACGAGGAGCTGCTGGCCACCCGCGATGAGCTGCAGGCCAAGCTCGACGACTGGTACCGGGAGCACCCCGGCCCGCAGGATCACGACGCCTACGTCTCCTTCCTCAAGGAGATCGGCTACCTCGCCGAGGATCCGGGCGAGTTCACCGTGAACACCGCCAACGTCGACGAGGAGATCACCTCCACCGCCGGCCCGCAGCTGGTGGTGCCGGTGCTCAACGCCCGCTTCGCGATCAACGCCGCCAACGCGCGCTGGGGCTCGCTCTACGACGCCCTCTACGGCACCAACGCGATCCCCGAGGACGGCGGCGCGGAGAAGTCCGGCGGCTACAACAAGGTCCGCGGCGACCGGGTGATCGCCTGGGGCCGGGACTTCCTGGACACGGCGCTGCCGCTGCTGGAGGGCAGCCACGCCGACGCCACCGGCTACGCGATCACCGACGGCCGCTTCACCGCCACCGTCGACGGCTCCCCCGTGGGCCTGCGCGAGCCCGGCGCCCTGGTCGGCTACACCGGCGACGCCGGCGCCCCGGACTCCTACTACTTCAAGCACAACGGGCTGCACATCCAGCTGCTCATCGACCCCGACTCGCCGATCGGCAAGACCGACAAGGCCGGGGTGAAGGACATCGTGCTGGAGGCCGCGGTCACCAACATCATGGACCTGGAGGACTCCGTCGCCGCGGTCGACGCCGCGGACAAGGTGCTCGGCTACTCCAACTGGCTGGGCCTCAACGTCGGCGACCTGGAGGTCGACATCGTCAAGAACGGCAAGCCCGCCAAGCGCGCCGTCAACGACGACCGGCACTACACCGATCTCGAGGGCAATGACGTGCGGCTGCACGGCCGCTCCCTGAACCTGGTGCGCAACGTCGGCCACCTGATGCGCAACCCCGCCATCCTGGACGAGTCCGGGGCGGAGATCTTCGAGGGCATCATGGACGCGGTGCTGACCTCGGTGTGCGCCATCCCCGGCCTGGCCGAGGACAACCAGCGGCGCAACTCCCGCACCGGCTCCATCTACATCGTCAAGCCCAAGCAGCACGGCCCCGACGAGGTCGCCTTCACCGACGACCTCTTCGGCGCGGTGGAGGACCTGCTCGGCCTGGACCGGCACACCCTCAAGGTGGGCCTGATGGACGAGGAGCGGCGCACCTCGGTGAACCTGGACGCCTGCATCGCCCAGATCCCGGACCGGGTGGTGTTCATCAACACCGGGTTCATGGACCGCACCGGCGACGAGATCCACACCTCCATGCAGGCCGGCCCGATGTACCGCAAGGCGGTGCAGAAGACCGCGCCGTGGATGCTCGCCTACGAGGACAACAACGTCGACGCCGGCCTGGCGCACGGCCTGCAGGGCAAGGCCCAGATCGGCAAGGGCATGTGGGCGATGACCGAGCAGATGGCCGAGCTGCTGGAGCAGAAGATCGGCCAGCCCAAGCAGGGCGCCTCCACCGCCTGGGTGCCCTCGCCCACCGGCGCGGTGCTGCACGCCACCCACTACCACGAGGTGGACGTCTTCGAGGTCCAGGACAAGCTGATGACCGACGGCCGCCGGGAGACCTTCGACGACCTGCTCACCATCCCGGTGGACGCCGCGAAGGTCGGCGAGCCGGGCGCGGACTGGTCCGATGAGGAGCGCCGCAACGAGCTGGACAACAACTGCCAGTCCATCCTCGGCTACGTGATCCGCTGGGTGGAGCAGGGCGTGGGCTGCTCCAAGGTCCCCGACATCAACGACGTGGACCTGATGGAGGACCGCGCCACCCTGCGGATCTCCTCGCAGACCCTGGCCAACTGGCTCACCCACGGGGTGATCACCGAGGACCAGGTCATCGACTCGCTGAAGCGGATGGCCGCGGTGGTCGACCGGCAGAACGCCGGCGACGACAACTACCTGCCGATGTGCGAGGACTTCGACCGCTCCATCGGCTGGCAGGCCGCCCGCGAGCTCATCCTGGAGGGCACCGCCCAGCCCTCCGGCTACACCGAGCCGATCCTGCACCGGCGCCGCCTGGAGTTCAAGGCCCGCGAGGGCATCGACCAGGGCTAG
- a CDS encoding HAD family hydrolase, whose amino-acid sequence MGPSRRAVLFDLDGVLTPTADYHQAAWGDMFGAFLAARGAAPWTPADYFAHLDGRRRDEGIRALLADRGIELPEGDPAEGPGPDTVAGLGERKNAMFGERIAAGVDPYPGSVAYLDHLAALPEPPAVAVVSSSRNTHAVLAAAGLAERFAVVLDGTRAHALGLAGKPAPDTYLRAAAELGVDPAAATVVEDAVSGVAAGHAGGFGEVIGVDRGAGAAALAAAGADRVVADLAELIR is encoded by the coding sequence ATGGGCCCCAGCCGCCGCGCCGTGCTGTTCGACCTGGACGGGGTGCTCACCCCCACCGCCGACTACCACCAGGCCGCCTGGGGGGACATGTTCGGCGCCTTCCTGGCCGCCCGGGGGGCGGCGCCGTGGACGCCCGCGGACTACTTCGCCCACCTCGACGGCCGCCGCCGCGACGAGGGCATCCGCGCCCTGCTCGCCGACCGGGGCATCGAACTGCCCGAGGGCGACCCGGCCGAGGGCCCGGGGCCGGACACCGTCGCCGGGCTGGGGGAGCGCAAGAACGCCATGTTCGGCGAGCGGATCGCCGCCGGGGTGGACCCCTACCCGGGGTCGGTGGCCTACCTCGACCACCTCGCCGCGCTGCCGGAGCCCCCGGCGGTGGCGGTGGTCAGCTCCTCCCGCAACACCCATGCGGTGCTCGCCGCCGCCGGGCTGGCGGAGCGCTTCGCGGTGGTGCTCGACGGCACCCGCGCCCATGCGCTGGGCCTGGCCGGCAAACCCGCCCCGGACACCTACCTGCGCGCCGCGGCCGAGCTGGGCGTGGACCCGGCGGCGGCCACCGTGGTCGAGGACGCGGTCAGCGGGGTCGCCGCCGGCCACGCCGGCGGTTTCGGGGAGGTCATCGGCGTGGACCGGGGCGCCGGGGCGGCGGCGCTGGCCGCCGCCGGCGCGGACCGGGTGGTCGCCGACCTGGCGGAGCTCATCCGATGA
- a CDS encoding glycoside hydrolase family 65 protein: MNPERTPAAGTGLAEGPATADTAPAPEPDRAGGERVSATSAARRRARRDFPVSRADVHHHGIDAESLLDRATMPVDEWRLIESRPEGIPLGVSETLFALSNGYLGMRGNPPEGRDSAEHGTFVNGLHETWPIRHAEDAYGLAREGQTIVNAPDAKPMRLYVDDEPLRLASAEVVDYERCLDFREGVLRRRFIWRTPGGKRIRVTSDRMVSLQEKHLAVLSLEVELLDSPAAVTISSQLLNRQDGEDEYCDPATAQGKELDPRRAETLEERVLLPIFQTESEPGRATLAFRCAGSGMTVGCAMANELTVTVPEGEPAPHVGTEQLTEEDTASMVYQVNAPAGTVLRLEKLVAYHSSRHVGGEELAFRCSRTLNRARRVGLRALQDNQREWLERFWERSDVVIHDQPELQQAVRWNIFQLLQASARAEVQGIPAKGMTGTGYGGHYFWDTEIYVLPFLAYTSPAFARSALRFRRNMLEAARARADELAHDGALFPWRTINGQESSAYYAAGTAQYHIDADIVYALMKYVHASGDVDFLLDEGLDLLIDTARFWLSLGFFTRDRSGFQIHSVTGPDEYNTVVNNNLYTNVMAQFNLRAAADVVEQMRAERPQEFEAMVRRHALEEEEVREWREAADRMYIPFDENLGIHPQDDQFLLRKRWKLDDPETGPKRPLLLHYHPLTIYRHQIIKQADVVLALFLQGHRFTEEQKRADYDYYDPLTTGDSTLSAVVQSIIAAELGYGRQAMDFFIRGLYVDLADLHGNTADGVHVASAGGVWQSLVYGFGGFRDHGGRFTIDPRLPEDWSGLTYRLTIHGCRIRVTVRRRTVEVALEEGDHAIGPVTVAGREVVVDREPLTIVIGADSGPGEGADMANT, translated from the coding sequence ATGAACCCGGAGCGCACCCCCGCCGCCGGCACCGGCCTGGCCGAGGGCCCCGCCACCGCGGACACCGCCCCCGCCCCGGAGCCGGACCGCGCCGGCGGGGAGCGGGTCTCGGCGACCTCGGCGGCCCGCCGCCGGGCCCGCCGGGACTTCCCGGTCTCCCGGGCCGACGTGCACCACCACGGCATCGACGCGGAGTCGCTGCTGGACCGGGCGACGATGCCGGTGGACGAGTGGCGGCTCATCGAGTCCCGCCCGGAGGGCATCCCGCTGGGGGTCTCGGAGACCCTCTTCGCCCTGTCCAACGGCTACCTGGGCATGCGCGGCAACCCCCCGGAGGGCCGGGACTCCGCCGAGCACGGCACCTTCGTCAACGGGCTGCACGAGACCTGGCCAATCCGGCACGCCGAGGACGCCTACGGGCTGGCCCGGGAGGGCCAGACCATCGTCAACGCCCCGGACGCGAAGCCGATGCGGCTCTACGTCGACGATGAGCCGCTGCGCCTGGCCAGCGCCGAGGTGGTCGACTACGAGCGCTGCCTGGACTTCCGGGAGGGGGTGCTGCGCCGCCGCTTCATCTGGCGCACCCCCGGCGGCAAGCGGATCCGGGTCACCTCGGACCGGATGGTCTCCCTGCAGGAGAAGCACCTGGCGGTGCTCTCCCTGGAGGTGGAGCTGCTGGACTCCCCGGCGGCGGTGACCATCTCCTCCCAGCTGCTCAACCGGCAGGACGGGGAGGACGAGTACTGCGACCCGGCCACCGCCCAGGGCAAGGAGCTCGACCCGCGCCGGGCGGAGACCCTGGAGGAGCGGGTGCTGCTGCCGATCTTCCAGACCGAGTCGGAGCCGGGCCGGGCCACCCTGGCCTTCCGCTGCGCCGGCTCCGGGATGACCGTGGGCTGCGCCATGGCCAATGAGCTCACCGTGACCGTCCCGGAGGGCGAGCCGGCGCCCCATGTGGGCACCGAGCAGCTCACCGAGGAGGACACCGCCTCGATGGTGTACCAGGTCAACGCCCCGGCGGGCACCGTGCTGCGCCTGGAGAAGCTGGTCGCCTACCACTCCTCCCGGCACGTCGGCGGCGAGGAGCTGGCCTTCCGGTGCAGCCGCACCCTGAACCGGGCCCGCCGGGTGGGCCTGCGCGCCCTGCAGGACAACCAGCGCGAATGGCTGGAGCGGTTCTGGGAGCGCTCCGACGTGGTGATCCACGACCAGCCGGAGCTGCAGCAGGCGGTGCGCTGGAACATCTTCCAGCTGCTGCAGGCCTCCGCCCGCGCCGAGGTGCAGGGCATCCCGGCGAAGGGGATGACCGGCACCGGCTACGGCGGGCACTACTTCTGGGACACCGAGATCTACGTGCTGCCCTTCCTGGCCTACACCTCCCCGGCCTTCGCGCGCAGCGCGCTGCGCTTCCGCCGGAACATGCTGGAGGCGGCCCGGGCCCGCGCCGACGAACTCGCCCACGACGGGGCGCTGTTCCCCTGGCGCACCATCAACGGCCAGGAGTCCTCCGCCTACTACGCCGCGGGCACCGCCCAGTACCACATCGACGCGGACATCGTGTACGCGCTGATGAAGTACGTGCACGCCTCCGGCGACGTCGATTTCCTGCTCGACGAGGGCCTGGATCTGCTCATCGACACCGCCCGGTTCTGGCTCTCCCTGGGCTTCTTCACCCGGGACCGCTCCGGCTTCCAGATCCACTCGGTGACCGGCCCGGACGAGTACAACACCGTGGTGAACAACAACCTGTACACGAACGTGATGGCGCAGTTCAACCTGCGCGCCGCCGCGGACGTGGTGGAGCAGATGCGCGCGGAGCGGCCCCAGGAGTTCGAGGCGATGGTGCGCCGGCACGCCCTCGAGGAGGAGGAGGTCCGGGAGTGGCGGGAGGCCGCCGACCGGATGTACATCCCCTTCGACGAGAACCTCGGCATCCACCCCCAGGACGACCAGTTCCTGCTGCGCAAGCGGTGGAAGCTCGACGACCCGGAGACCGGGCCGAAGCGGCCGCTGCTGCTGCACTACCACCCGCTGACCATCTACCGGCACCAGATCATCAAGCAGGCCGACGTGGTGCTCGCCCTGTTCCTGCAGGGCCACCGCTTCACCGAGGAGCAGAAGCGCGCCGACTACGACTACTACGACCCGCTGACCACCGGGGACTCCACCTTGTCCGCGGTGGTGCAGTCGATCATCGCCGCGGAGCTGGGCTACGGCCGGCAGGCCATGGACTTCTTCATCCGGGGCCTGTACGTGGACCTGGCGGATCTGCACGGCAACACCGCCGACGGGGTGCACGTCGCCTCCGCCGGCGGGGTGTGGCAGTCCCTGGTGTACGGCTTCGGCGGCTTCCGGGACCACGGCGGCCGGTTCACCATCGACCCCCGGCTGCCGGAGGACTGGAGCGGGCTGACCTACCGGCTGACCATCCACGGCTGCCGGATCCGGGTCACCGTGCGCCGGCGCACCGTGGAGGTGGCCCTGGAGGAGGGTGACCACGCCATCGGCCCGGTGACCGTGGCCGGCCGCGAGGTGGTGGTGGATCGGGAGCCGCTGACCATCGTGATCGGTGCCGATTCCGGCCCCGGGGAGGGTGCGGACATGGCCAATACATGA
- a CDS encoding succinate dehydrogenase cytochrome b subunit gives MTVTSSDREALAHGKITTKPLREQPKFPSWALKLIMAVTGVLFGLFVIVHMVGNLKIFLNEEHFNAYAVFLRSVGAPAVPTEGVLWIFRIVLLVALILHVYGAFALHGRARRSRGKFRRQGMVSNWNTFTARSMIVTGVVLLAFIIFHIMDLTLGVQPIAPQPFGHLDAETISSMNPEAAAAALASAEHGGAYGNVIRSFSRPAVAIWYIIAQLALLMHLSHGLWTATSDLGITGHRWRKVLLFLSGLIPLLVVVGNISIPVAVLTGLVS, from the coding sequence ATGACTGTTACGAGTTCCGACCGTGAAGCGCTCGCTCACGGCAAAATCACGACCAAACCACTGCGTGAGCAGCCGAAATTCCCGTCCTGGGCCCTGAAGCTCATCATGGCCGTGACGGGCGTCCTCTTCGGCCTGTTCGTCATCGTCCACATGGTGGGCAACCTGAAGATCTTCCTCAACGAGGAGCACTTCAACGCCTACGCCGTGTTCCTGCGCTCGGTCGGTGCGCCGGCCGTGCCGACCGAGGGCGTGCTCTGGATCTTCCGGATCGTCCTGCTGGTCGCGCTCATCCTGCACGTGTACGGGGCCTTCGCCCTGCACGGCCGGGCCCGGCGCTCCCGCGGCAAGTTCCGCCGCCAGGGGATGGTGTCCAACTGGAACACCTTCACCGCCCGCTCCATGATCGTCACCGGCGTGGTGCTGCTGGCCTTCATCATCTTCCACATCATGGATCTGACCCTGGGCGTCCAGCCCATCGCCCCGCAGCCGTTCGGGCATCTCGACGCAGAGACGATCAGCTCCATGAACCCGGAGGCCGCGGCGGCGGCGCTGGCGAGCGCGGAGCACGGCGGCGCCTACGGCAACGTCATCCGCTCCTTCTCCCGCCCCGCGGTGGCCATCTGGTACATCATCGCGCAGCTCGCGCTGCTGATGCACCTGTCCCACGGGCTGTGGACCGCGACCAGCGACCTGGGCATCACCGGGCACCGCTGGCGCAAGGTGCTGCTGTTCCTGTCCGGCCTGATCCCGCTCCTCGTGGTGGTCGGCAACATCTCGATCCCGGTCGCCGTGCTGACCGGCCTGGTCAGCTAG
- a CDS encoding fumarate reductase/succinate dehydrogenase flavoprotein subunit produces the protein MTAEALIKEFQAPASCVEGVKIGDVIGDNSPGDKVSQREHWNYQKDHYNLVSPLNRKKFRILVIGTGLAAGAAAAALGELGYDVKAFTYHDAPRRAHSIAAQGGVNSARGKKVDNDGAYRHVKDTVKGGDFRCRENDCWRLADESVRVIDHLNAIGAPFAREYGGALATRSFGGVQVSRTYYTRGQTGQQLQLSTSSALQRQVGLGNVELFTHNEMVDIIVADGRCQGAVMRNLITGELTVHTAHAVVLGTGGYGNVYHMSTLAKNSNASAIMRAYDQGAYFASPSFIQFHPTGLPVNAYWQSKTILMSESLRNDARIWTPKKKGDDRPANDIPEDERDYFLERRYPAFGNLVPRDVASRANAQQINAGYGVGPLKNSVYLDLLDAIRELGKDTIKERYSNLIQMYEEAIGDDAYEVPMRIAPTCHFTMGGLWSDFDQMTSIPGLFTGGECSWTYHGANRLGANSLLSASVDGWFTLPFSVPNYLGPLLGTDRLPEDAPEALEAVERVRTRLDKLMSIGGSHGAEYFHRQLGEELYRVCGVARNTKDLAEGLQNIRKLREEFWADLFIPGNPDEMNQQLEYANRVADYLDLGELMCVDALDRDESCGAHYRDDHIDEEGEAERDDANWCFVSAWQRGDNGPAWDLKSHEFIRHAEPLSFEAVPLMTRNYK, from the coding sequence ATGACTGCAGAAGCACTCATCAAGGAGTTCCAGGCCCCGGCCTCGTGCGTGGAGGGCGTCAAGATCGGCGACGTCATCGGGGACAACAGCCCCGGCGACAAGGTCTCCCAGCGCGAGCACTGGAACTACCAGAAGGACCACTACAACCTCGTCTCGCCGCTGAACCGGAAGAAGTTCCGGATCCTGGTCATCGGCACCGGCCTGGCCGCCGGCGCGGCCGCCGCCGCCCTCGGCGAGCTGGGCTACGACGTGAAGGCGTTCACCTACCATGACGCCCCGCGCCGGGCGCACTCCATCGCCGCCCAGGGCGGCGTGAACTCCGCCCGCGGCAAGAAGGTGGACAACGACGGCGCCTACCGGCACGTCAAGGACACCGTCAAGGGCGGCGACTTCCGCTGCCGGGAGAACGACTGCTGGCGGCTGGCCGACGAGTCGGTGCGCGTCATCGACCACCTCAACGCGATCGGCGCCCCCTTCGCCCGCGAGTACGGCGGCGCCCTGGCCACCCGCTCCTTCGGCGGCGTGCAGGTCTCCCGCACCTACTACACCCGCGGCCAGACCGGGCAGCAGCTGCAGCTGTCCACCTCCTCGGCGCTGCAGCGCCAGGTGGGCCTGGGCAACGTGGAGCTGTTCACCCACAACGAGATGGTGGACATCATCGTCGCCGACGGCCGCTGCCAGGGCGCGGTGATGCGCAACCTGATCACCGGCGAGCTCACCGTGCACACCGCGCATGCGGTGGTGCTGGGCACCGGCGGGTACGGCAACGTGTACCACATGTCCACCCTGGCGAAGAACTCCAACGCCTCGGCGATCATGCGGGCCTACGACCAGGGCGCCTACTTCGCCTCCCCGTCGTTCATCCAGTTCCACCCCACCGGCCTGCCGGTGAACGCGTACTGGCAGTCCAAGACCATCCTCATGTCGGAGTCGCTGCGCAACGACGCGCGGATCTGGACCCCGAAGAAGAAGGGCGACGACCGCCCGGCCAACGACATCCCCGAGGACGAGCGGGACTACTTCCTGGAGCGCCGCTACCCGGCCTTCGGCAACCTGGTGCCCCGCGACGTGGCCTCCCGCGCCAACGCGCAGCAGATCAACGCCGGCTACGGCGTCGGCCCGCTGAAGAACTCGGTGTACCTGGACCTGCTGGACGCGATCCGGGAGCTGGGCAAGGACACCATCAAGGAGCGCTACTCCAACCTCATCCAGATGTACGAGGAGGCCATCGGCGACGACGCCTACGAGGTGCCGATGCGCATCGCCCCGACCTGCCACTTCACCATGGGCGGGCTGTGGAGCGACTTCGACCAGATGACCTCCATCCCCGGCCTGTTCACCGGCGGGGAGTGCTCCTGGACCTACCACGGCGCCAACCGGCTGGGCGCGAACTCGCTGCTCTCGGCCTCCGTGGACGGCTGGTTCACGCTGCCCTTCTCGGTGCCGAACTACCTCGGCCCGCTGCTGGGCACCGACCGGCTGCCCGAGGACGCCCCCGAGGCCCTGGAGGCCGTGGAGCGGGTGCGCACCCGCCTGGACAAGCTGATGTCCATCGGCGGCAGCCACGGCGCCGAGTACTTCCACCGCCAGCTCGGCGAGGAGCTGTACCGGGTGTGCGGCGTGGCCCGCAACACCAAGGACCTCGCCGAGGGCCTGCAGAACATCCGCAAGCTGCGCGAGGAGTTCTGGGCGGACCTGTTCATCCCGGGCAACCCCGACGAGATGAACCAGCAGCTGGAGTACGCCAACCGGGTCGCGGACTACCTCGACCTGGGTGAGCTCATGTGCGTCGACGCCCTGGACCGGGACGAGTCCTGCGGCGCGCACTACCGCGACGATCACATCGACGAGGAGGGCGAGGCCGAGCGCGACGACGCCAACTGGTGCTTCGTCTCCGCCTGGCAGCGCGGCGACAACGGCCCCGCCTGGGACCTGAAGTCGCATGAGTTCATCCGCCACGCCGAACCCCTCAGCTTCGAGGCCGTCCCGCTCATGACAAGGAACTACAAGTAA
- a CDS encoding succinate dehydrogenase/fumarate reductase iron-sulfur subunit → MKLHLEIWRQAGPQTEGHFETVDVDDAVPEMSILELLDHVNSKYVEAGKEPFAFASDCREGICGTCGLNVNGRPHGPGKNTPACQQRLHQFDDGDSLKIEPMRSAAYPVIRDMVVDRSALDRVMEKGGYVSVAAGTAPDADTLHVNHETAELALDHAACIGCGACVAACPNGAAHLFTGAKLVHLSLLPMGKQERGLRARKMVDQLETTFGPCSLFGECAEVCPAGIPLTAVASISKERARSAFRGKDD, encoded by the coding sequence ATGAAACTGCATCTTGAGATCTGGCGTCAGGCCGGCCCGCAGACGGAGGGGCACTTCGAGACCGTCGACGTTGACGACGCGGTCCCGGAGATGTCCATCCTGGAGCTGCTTGACCACGTCAACTCCAAGTACGTGGAGGCGGGCAAGGAGCCCTTCGCCTTCGCCTCCGACTGCCGTGAGGGCATCTGCGGCACCTGCGGGCTCAACGTCAACGGGCGCCCGCATGGCCCGGGCAAGAACACCCCGGCCTGCCAGCAGCGGCTGCACCAGTTCGACGACGGCGATTCGCTGAAGATCGAGCCGATGCGCTCCGCCGCCTACCCGGTGATCCGGGACATGGTGGTGGACCGCTCCGCCCTGGACCGGGTGATGGAGAAGGGCGGCTACGTCTCCGTGGCCGCCGGCACCGCCCCGGACGCGGACACCCTGCACGTCAACCACGAGACCGCCGAGCTCGCCCTCGACCACGCGGCCTGCATCGGCTGCGGCGCCTGCGTCGCGGCCTGCCCCAACGGCGCGGCGCACCTGTTCACCGGCGCGAAGCTGGTGCACCTGTCGCTGCTGCCGATGGGCAAGCAGGAGCGCGGGCTGCGCGCCCGGAAGATGGTGGACCAGCTGGAGACCACCTTCGGCCCCTGCTCGCTGTTCGGCGAGTGCGCCGAGGTCTGCCCGGCCGGCATCCCGCTGACCGCCGTCGCCTCCATCTCCAAGGAGCGGGCGCGTTCGGCATTCCGGGGCAAAGACGACTAG
- a CDS encoding LPXTG cell wall anchor domain-containing protein — protein sequence MASKVAERYPGEEHFVEGYVPQSMNAEYSSLHRSVTWIGMGCILSSLPFWGTFVFGLAVTIFGTHTSHNQGYIDMQGQVVGAGADFNSLWFLWGGLIGALLMVTIGVLLIKKGRKNYKEYLRTYGGHH from the coding sequence ATGGCCAGCAAGGTCGCTGAGCGGTACCCGGGCGAGGAGCACTTCGTCGAGGGATACGTGCCGCAGAGCATGAACGCCGAGTACTCGTCCCTGCACCGTAGCGTCACCTGGATCGGCATGGGCTGCATCCTGAGCTCGCTGCCCTTCTGGGGAACCTTCGTCTTCGGCCTCGCGGTGACCATCTTCGGCACCCACACCTCGCACAACCAGGGCTACATCGACATGCAGGGCCAGGTCGTCGGCGCCGGCGCCGACTTCAACTCCCTGTGGTTCCTCTGGGGCGGCCTGATCGGCGCCCTGCTGATGGTCACCATCGGCGTGCTGCTCATCAAGAAGGGGCGCAAGAACTACAAGGAGTACCTGCGCACCTACGGCGGCCACCACTAG